ATTGGACTATATCGAATCATTAAGAGGAAATTGGATTTTGATGGTCAAAATCCTAAATTTCAGGGTGGCTTGGACAAAATCGCTCGTTcgaaaaaatgtcttaaaaaatataataaaattcgaATACATTCAACATTTCTGAGTTTAGTgatccaaaaaatatttcactgacaaatttcatttcactttttttttaccacTAGTTTGACTCGAAAAAGAGGAATGTCTGCCTAGTTTCTTGGAGGCTATTCAAAATCCtactgtttttcttttattttccctTATTATAAGTTCTACCCGAACAAAATTTATGTTCGAAAATGTCTCTTATTATGAGCATCAATTTGGGCGAAATGCAACTCATAAAATagattacaaattttatttaatttttatataaatttattaatttctggACACCTTGATTTAAAAGGGAGAGGGACATTTTGTATATCCGTAAAATCTATCTATTAAAAAGATGGGAATATTTATTAAGAGTTATTTTCgtaacaaacatatttttcgaACAAGCAAGTGAAATCTGATTCTGAGTTAATGTGATTTTTACTTTATatttccttaattttgtttacatatttgACCTTTACATTACTTTGGACTGAATACCGATGTTTTCATCCTTCATTACtttcttaaattgtttcatTTCTGAGAAAGTTGACTTCAAAACATGAagtatcttcaaaacaaaatataacaccAATTGTAGAATATATAATACCcaaccaatttttcgaattatgAATACTCAACGATTTTACTAATTATTCATATAATTTTCTACTCACCATTCAAGGAAATCAACCGCCTCATTGGTAGGAGAAAACCACTGCCGGAGGTCCTGGTGAACAACAACATCGAGCTAACATCAATAAAAGACAAAGTGGAAGCTTTTGCCAACCACTTTGAACAGAGTTTCACCCCAAAACCTTCAACGGACCAAGCCTTCCTGAACGAAGTGAAAACCTCCATCCAGTTGACTCAACAGCCAAACATTTTAGGTTAATTTGACGAAAATTGCAAAGACGATAACGATAATAACCATATGTTCTGCAATCCTAAGGAGATAGCTGATATCATTAACAACTTGAAGCCAAAGAAGTCAACTGGAATGGACGGGATTTCCAACTATGTATATCAAGAAAAGACTTCCCCAAATTTGTATGATAGTCTAGACTATTATCATAAATAACTGCATCAACAACGGCTATTTCCAAAAAAGTAGAAGACAGCCAAAGTAGTGGCAATTccgaagaaagaaaagaaaagcacCAACATGGTCTTGGAGATCTCACAcctcaacaacatcagcaacatTTTTGGAAGAAGATATATTAAGGAGGGTGAAGAAATTCTACAACGAACATAACATCATCCCCGACATGCAGTTTGGAATGCGTCAAGTACACTCAACTATCCatatatttcttaagttttagTCCGACGTCACCGCCGCTCTCAATAGCCACCGATTGCTTTCTGGATTTCGTATGGATTGAGGCCCTCATCCATAAGCTccgaatttttaatattcaacaGCCAATAgtcgaaattttattttctttcttccaGAAACTTCTTCGTAGAAATCGACAATTGCAAGTCAACGATTAGAGACGTAAAGgctggggcctgattatgaggttcgcggcgaatcgttttgctagcgagtttaccagttttcaattattgctttcgctttcgccttcttcgttttaaattcgaccaattaacgaattcgaaggcgagtttgaaatgtcataatgtttgttggcgagttgaatccgatagcttttttttggcggattcaaaggcgaaagagtgtttattattattcagtgttcgatttcgtggattatttctttattttaatttaaaaatgtgagttagctttattttaattttcttataatttatccacaataaaatatctaattttaaaattcattcaaggaacgataaaaacaagcaaacaaatcgacatcaatttttggctctcgtcgattttatgaaaaaaataagggCATTGCAACGGGAGCACTCGTCGGCCCTGAATATCGGGCTAAAACAAATGAACTGTGggacaatatttcaaaagtttttaatagttttaaatataattttaatattgtttattaaataaatcaccgcaaatttcacaaattcaatcaaaacaaaacaaaatttgtggaaagctgtcaaaccaaaagtatcaaatcactggaatatagagagaaaaagtcaaaccaaagtgtcaaatcactggaatataggaagaactacttttgctttgccgcgagttcgttaataaggaaatacgaagcgagtcgaatttgaaaggtcgaattgaaaacgatccgccgcGAACCTTATAATCAGGCCCCTGGAGTCGCCCAACGATCGTAACTTGGACCGTTCCTCTACAGCCTGAGGACATATGACCAGCCAGTGTCAACGAATTGTGAGAACTTGTTGTTTGCGGATGACTCACTCACATATTCGTCCTCCATGAAAAACTTCCATGAAGTCTTCAAAATGAAGATATTAAGGATATGCACTGATCTACAACCTGACCGTCAACGACAGAAGCACCATACCAATTGAAGAGTGTACGAATAAGCTGAAATCAAGTCACTTGACCAGTTCCTTGCACAGGCAGCAAGGGAAATAATAACCAAAGTCGCCAGCCACCCTAACCAACTAATGAAAAGGATGACCAGGATCAGGAACGACACCCTGACCCAAGATACGTTTGTGGTATGGATATCTTGGACAAATTCCCCActgacgacgactacgacgtcTCCTTCTATGCTAGCCTAGAGTCAGCATACTTACGTGGCTGAATGCCGCCACACACAACTAACCGGGAGAAGAACCTCGCCAACGACACTCCTTTTTTTTAGCCATGTTAAACACatgttaattttgtaatttgacaGTGTATAAACTTGGGACCCCTTTGtgccaaaaaatgttttaatttaagttattgttaaatattatttatgttagaattaattcaaatttatataaaattttgtatggttcaataaatttaaaataaaaaataattatttctacTTACCACAAggatttcaactttttttaaacttcgttTTAGTCGTCTCTGCTCAGGGTGTTCAATTTCTTTCCATTGCTgccttttatttcaattagtAGAATTGTAAAGTCAATCAATTAACCGTGAAaagaataattacattttttaaatatttttttctcatttattttatcttctagaataataattcaacatgatttcaataatattgtttttgttatgtatTTATAATGTATAATATAGACTAATTTAATGAATGATAGTTTTTTAGTAGTAATCCACGCTGattctcattttttgtttgtatattaattttaataagagAGGAAGTatactcttttatttttgttaagttttaacATCAAACTTCAATGACATTTATAGGTAATTTAAATACAAGATCATTTTGTCAATTTATCAAATGATGtgcaaccaacaaaaaaaaaaacaaaaatgtaattaaattattcaaaaaaaagaagaaaaataaagaaaacaagaaaactatattaaagaaaagaaaaaaaaaacaacatattttgtattattattaagtttttaacactaaaatagatatttttttttgtttatcataaATATGtgtattcttatttattttgttttttaagtttcgaTTATAGCAAACAtgtacaacaaaataatttgctttGTCTAAATTgcaattattacaattttttttttgttttaattttgatgcTATAAATCTTCTGTATGAGATGAATTGTTGTATAttatttgacaaattttaagacaaaaattattaatctcCACTGCGCAGGTGTGTGTACTGTGTATTGACGACGAATATAATTATtaagttgattttaaaatttgtatgttaaagTGGTTGATTAGCAAAAAGCATACGTTCGTTCAAAAAATACTTTCACACACAATCTCTTGCTCGAATTTTCATCAAATTggtcatcattatcatcatcaattagtttaattatttatccCACCCTTGTATAGaagttttgttttgcatttttttgtttgactattattttatatttttatttatatatatatatatgaatgtACGCATACACATTGATAAAATTTTCTTATTACATAATTaccaaatatatttatattttaataaattaaaaactatttacacAAAAAGTATATGATTTccatttgagaagaaaaatggGAACGCAATGCGTACATTTGGTATTTATTTCCCCccgttttgtatttaaaagggCAACGAACGAGACAAAGGAGGGAGagtaaaattttggaacttttcttctttgaaatcaagcgtaaaagtttgtttttgtttttctcttatttttgctgattttATGTACttagattaatttgttttaataattttgtttaacaaatgcttttcatttttgtttttttctaattatattAAAGGCCGAATATGAATTGTACTGtactaatattttttgtatagaaacgGAAACGGAACAAATATAAATCTCTCTCTTTGACCTAAAGTTACGCTTGCGTAGTTGGGTGGTTCTcttaattcaaatggaatcctTTCTCTTTCGTTGCAGTCAATAGACGGTCTTTTAGTATCTCTTCAGTTGGATAGTCGGGCAGTTTTAAATAGTGTACGCATGTGTTCACTGATGGATAGCTACCTTCACCGGCATCGACCTTCCGAACAACGGTAAGGCGAGGGTGTAGATTGGCTAAACCACCTGGAGGTAAACTACTGCAACCGGTGGTGAATTGTAGAAATGCTTTACGTTCGGGACCAGTCATGGTAAGAAGAACGTTCACAAAACGAAGGAAACCAGGactgtaaataaaataagtgttaCTAATACTATAACaatactatatttaaaaaaaatatagacttACCTATCTTTGGAATAGCCCAATTTTGGTTCAGTATAATTGATGAGATCTTCCCTTGTCCATTGCGGATGTTGTTCGCCACAAATCATCATACGTGCTTCTTGGGGACTAAATGCAGCTAACTTCTTCAGAGGGAATACTTGACAGAAGCCCCGATGGAATGCTTCCAACTGTTTGGCTATACCATCTTGCAGTGAGAAATTCATCAAAAGTTCACAATACTCTTCAAGATTGTGTATCGTTACGTCAATAGCAGCTCCATTTGGTACAAGTTCGGCATATTGAAAGCCATAAACACGTGAGCTAGGCAGATATGTGAATGTCAAAGCCAAATCCTCCAATTGTGCCTCTCCATTCTTTGTGATAAGTTTCAAATCAGCTATTGCTAGATTTCGTTGATCCGGTGATAAATGTGGATCCATTTCGATTGCTTGCTTCCGAACGACCATGTCTTGTAGTTCTTTGATAAATTCTGCACGAATTGGGTCGATTTCAGCAAGATTTTCTTGGGTAAGTACACCATCATACCAACAAGACTCGGGGAATTCATTGCCCAAGAGTTTGGAACATGTATCAGCTAATTCTGAATCTTCGGATATAATCGATGACATCATCAAATCATCACAAGCCTTGACTGCCTGAATGACACTCGACTTAGATAGGACCTTATTGTGGCAGAGTAGTTGAAGGAATGAATCTGAAAGTGGCAAGTCGACGAGACGCATGTCCTGCAAGACCTTGGCAATAAAAACTCCCAAGAACCAATAGTATTTTGAGACTCGTTCACAAATTTCAGAGTCTTGTGGCAGAGGTGCCGGAAATAGGCCACATTCTCTACGGCTAACATAATAGCCAGTGGGTTTCTGGCCTTGGCCCAAGTGAATATATTGATCTTCGACGGCCAGACTCTGTTCTTCATCCTCGCACAGCCACATTCCCAGATCTGCACGCTGTAGTTCAGCAGCAACCAAAGCATAAAACTCCAGGGTAGGTCCCAGGCCAGTTCCTTCTTCACCAACGAATTCAACCTCAAGAACAGATTTTCGATTGCAATGGACTTTCATTACTTGCATTGCCCAATCGAGCAGGTTATCCATGCGTGGAACCTTGACACGCTCATGCTTAAGCCTTCCGACACGGAATTCATGCTGATCGTCACGTCGCGGGCTAAGACCTGGCATACGTTGGCGTTCCAGGGTTACATCACGTTGCGACTGCAGGCATACAATGGACCTTGAAGCTCCAAAGGCAGTGCAATTGAAGTACAACTGACGTGTCTCGAATGGGAATAGGAACGGACAGGACTGGTTTAAGTCCTCACACCACGTGGGCAAGCTATTACTGGAGAGAACCAGTGGGTCTTGTATTTGCTGCTGCAGCTTATTCGTGATCTTCTTGCTCATGAACATATCTGGAGGTAGGGTACAAATGCCTACTTCGTCTTCTACTTCCATTCTTTCATCCTTCTCATTCAGATTCTCTGTTTCTTTCTGATTCAAGGCATTCAACTGACTCAGAAGCTGCAGGACATCATCAACACTGCAATTGATATTTTCTGACGTCGTAAAGCCACTACGCATAGGGGAGTTGGGTGAGAGAGTTGAGGCACCACTCTTTACGGAGATTACTGGGGTATTAGGACCATCCTCATCGCCAGCACTGCTTGTATCGCTTGGCAATGCTTCCTTGTAGACAATCGTGTAAGTTGGCTCCCATGCCTTGCGGAATTTATCTGCCTTATTCAGCTGTGTTGCTTGAAGAAGCTCCTGAACCGCTCGGAATATCGACCATTCGTTGTTTCGCAATTCCACTTCAACATCTGGAACACCACCAATGCCTGGACCCTTAAGAGTTAAGCATAAAGCTGGCTGTTGCACAATTGTATATTCACTGGATTTTGCTACTTCTGTACTTGAACCAGGTGGAGATATCTCCAAGTCGGATGTTTGATTGACATTGGTTCGGCCTGGACGTGGGTCAAAGGCGGGAATCAAAGCTGAAAATTGGCGCTTCAAAACGAATTCATCGTCCCAAGATTTTCGTTTGCCCACACCGGCTAAACGATTCTCGAAAGTTTCATCATCCATAAATGTCAGAAGATTCCTGGACACCATAACTTGTAGGAGagtattctgtaaataaaatttggttAGTTTCAGTACATTAGTAAAttagaaagtaaatattttcttacacCAACTTCTTCGTATTCGTCTTCgttttcttcgtcgtcgttttcCTCGTCCatgtcatcgtcgtcgtccatGTCACCCAACAAGGCAGGTGCACGGCAACTCTCAAGGAAGTCTTCCAACGACACTTGTTCGCTATCACTTGACGTTGATGTTAGACTCATTGTCAATGCTGGATTGATCGTTGATGATACTTGATTGCCAGGCGATGCATTCGTCCCGCCTCCAACATTTGATCCTGAATTGTTTGCTGGAGAATAGAaaagcatttttatttcttgaaggTTAAATTAATTGACGTATGAATAACTTACCAGCATTGTTAGATGATAAACTGGGATAGCTCTGAGCTGTGCTTAATAATCCTGAATGGAAATTGCTAGACAGGGCCAACTTAACCAAACTGGTCACCGAAGTAGGTCCACGTGGGAAGAATCCAGTTCCCGAGTTTTGATTATTCCGCTCATTCGAGTTCGAATTGTTGATCTTTTGATCGTTTTGGATGTTATTTCCCTGTGATGCACGTCGCCTAGCCATTGCGGCGAATGTTTCCAGTAGTCTTGTTGGCGTTGCTGTGTCTGGTTGGGCTGGAGCCTCAGAAACTGAAGTGGTAGTCAGATTTGGTACACTCACACTCATTTGACTGGAAACTGCTGTTGAGGATGTTGTTCCTGGTGGTGGATTCTCTGCAGGTGGTGTCGTTATCTTAGCATCGTCTTTTCCACCGGCTGAACATTCGCCCATGTGTTTTTCCACCAGTTGCTTCTTGAAATGCATAACTTCGTCGGGTTTCTGAATGACAACGCCACCCGTCGTACTGGATGCACTCGGAGGAGCTACTGCAGTGCTACCTGTTGCGTCATGGGTCTTGGGTAGGGGAATCTTCACGCCCGAAGCAAGACAATTGGACGAAGGTATGGAAAGGATGTCAGACGAAAGAATATTGTTTGTGTTGTTGCGAATCATGTCAACTCCTTCACGCATCTTATCAATCACTTCCATGGCTTCGGTGGAGAATTGAGAAACTCGTTGACCAGAGTTGGCCCTCAAATTGACCAATAGACTCTTGCTGATACTGTTCACAGAATTGCTCGCATTCATTTTGTTGTTGGCTTCGATGTTTGACGACTTGTTGTTTTCCTCACTATAGCTTTGCTGGCGAATGAGAGTGGCACCTCCAGTGCTGCTGGGGCCACTAGCCAGAAGACCGGCTAGTGTGTTCTTGGATGCATTGTTCACACTGCTGCTGCCACCGCAAAGATTGTCAGCTAGGGCCAGATTTTCAGTTATTGTAGCTAAATCGGACACGACGTTGGCGTTGATAGCTTGCATCGAATTGTTTATTGCCGACAAGTCGGTTATGTTCTCCCTCTCTCGCAGCGAATGATGAACCACCACTGAAGAACCGCTGGTGTCCTTGCCATCGGGATTAGCTGTCGTGACAATATCTGATTTTGCCGATGAGAAAACGTTCTCAGTGATCGCCTCGACGGCTTGTTTCCAAGCGAGGTTGTCTGCGGAGGCTGCCTGATCTGAGGAGGCAACCGAATTACGATTTAATTCAGTTGCCTCGGGCAGTGATGGTGTCGAACTTGACTTGCGACTAGTTAGGGCATTACTTTTGTTCTCGAGTTTCTTTGATATATTTGATAAGGGAGCAACTGAGTTGCCACCTTCAAGCACCGACAGATTATCACAATTGGTCAGTTTCAGATCGTATTTGCCCTCAGCGCCCATGCGGTAAGAGTTCCGAACACCATGATCCCACTTTACATCGATCCAGCCATTGTGAATCTCACCTGTGACTGTTCCCTCACTACTACCATCCTGATCGTCCCAGCGCCAATCTACGCCCCGAACAACACGCGCTCCTTTCGTGATGTGTTTCAATTGCGCGCGGATTTGTCGTCGTTCTCGGCGTATTTTCGCCTCAGCCTCTTTAACTCCTTTACCCATGTCCTCGCAAACAGACACAACTCGACCGTATATCTCAAAACCACTTAAGCTTAAATAGTGTGTCTGGCCAGAGGCATTGCGTCCATTCTGCTGCACACGGATGTGTCGGAAACCTTGGTTTTCGTCGGGCGAACATACAATCGGCCAAGTACTCGTGCTGCCGGGCTCAACTAGGCTCTTGTCATCTGAATGAGTCACAAGCGTTACCCAACTGACACCGTCCTTTGAACCTTGAAGCATCCAATTGCGCAATGCACTACGGCCATAACCTCGAGCGTGTCTCAAAGTGTATGCATTCGGGACCAAGTAAAGTCCCAGATCAATGGCGAACCAagcttttttgttgtctttggTGTGGCAATTCACACTGACGCTATCCCGAGATAAGATATCCTCAAGCTTTCCATACGGCAGATTCTTTCCTTCCGAACTAGTTACCTGGACAAGTCCGTATTGTGCGGGATTCACCCATTCGGTTGTTTTTCCATTCGAACCAATGAAGTATATCAAACCTTCCTCGTCGAAGTCGTACTCATGTTTAAATACCATGCCAGCTTTGTAGTCCTTAAGCTTCTTCAAGTAAACAAATGCAGAGCGATCCATATCGTACCATTGCTTGGCGACCATTTTAAGCAAGTACTTGGCCAACTGCCCCACAGTGGCAAGCGGTTCCATTTTCAGAGTTCTTCCAGTGCGATCGAACAAGGTTGTCTCACATGCAGCTCGCTCAAGTCGGAATCGCAGGCGTTTGGTCAAAATCTGCAGGCCATAACCAGTTCCGGGAGCATCGTACATGTAGACTGGCAACTTTTCAGTGCTCTCCAACACAGACACCAACTTCTGGACGAGAATGCCGGCGGTATTCTTCTTATCGCTGCTCTTGCTATTTAGTATGCAATTCTTGAAGATTGCAATACGTTGCTTTTGTAGCTTATTCATTCTGTTCCTCGAGAGTCCATTGTCCCAGTAGTTCTTTGAAAGAACAGCCACGAGAGCCTGAACCAGCCCAGAGCTGTGCATTTCATAGGCGCTCACAACTCCATCCTCGTGCAGCAACTTCGTGAGTTCATTCAAAGCATTATTAAGTTTCTCCTGCCAATTTGTGTTTGGTGACATACGTTGATCTTCCAGAGCAGTTTCAATTAGTTTTACAATTGCTGTGAGCTTAGCCACCGCTCCACGTGGAACCGCTTGCGCTGCCTTAAAGTACTTATTATAGAGATCTCGGGCCAGATTCTTGACTTGGTTCTTTTGAACttcggttttggttttgattttcttcttctttgttaCCGACCAACCGGAGGCAAAGTCCGGACCGAGAGTAGTTTCTGCGGTAAATGTGTGCTTGGTGCTGCGattactttcaaatataaaacctGGCAAATCATCTTGCAGAATTGTCACTTGATGGCCTTCTGAATTATGAATGTGcagttggttttgtttttggctTTGCAGAACCCAGTTGCCGACAACTAGTCGAAGTACAGATACAGTTGGGAGAATTGGTTGAGATGGTGTTCCTGGGCGAACTGCTGAACGGGCTCGTAAAAGTTTTTCTAAGAATTCGCCTcggttttctacaaaaaaaaaagaagaaacaaaaatatttaatgaaatacgAAATATACTCaaaaattcagtatttaaatgatatttcttcatagatatttataaattaatgaaatgcagaaaaagacgttttgttaaaaatgaacaaCAAGCTGGATTACATGTTATTCTGCCACATTAATATGATTTGATAACATTTATGGAACTGTGTTTTAATGACAATACAATCACATTTACTTATTAGTAACGTTCGATAAACGactgtaaaaataaatagaatggaagagtttttgaaaaaatacaatttatgaaTGCctagaacaaaattttctcccattggaaaaaaatctaaagcTGACCCTTCACCATCACGATTGGCTTGGTTAGTCTAATGAAGCCAATTTGTTATATGCAGTTGGACTTTttcga
This window of the Eupeodes corollae chromosome 3, idEupCoro1.1, whole genome shotgun sequence genome carries:
- the LOC129949808 gene encoding E3 ubiquitin-protein ligase Ufd4 isoform X2 → MGDVDPETLLEWLSMGQGDERDMQLIALEQLCMLLLMSDNVDRCFESCPPRTFLPALCKIFLDELAPENVLEVTARAITYYLDVSAECTRRIVAIDGAIKAICNRLVVADLSSRTSRDLAEQCIKVLELICTREAGAVFDGGGLHCVLSFIRDCGSQVHKDTLHSAMAVVSRLCTKVEPNSPCIQDCVESLSTLLQHEDPMVADGALKCFASVADRFTRKWVDPAPLAEYGLVSELLKRLGNAAGNAQQGSSSTSTGHNDSLNAVTTTNKTQSTDATRSSQSISTTISLLSTLCRGSPTITHDLLRSKLPDAMERALKGDERCILDCMRLADLLLLLLFEGRQALSRVGAGTQGQLAPRVRRNDSSAERTHRQLIDCIRSKDTEALQEAIETGGIDVNCMDDVGQTLLNWASAFGTLEMVEYLCEKGADVNKGQRSSSLHYAACFGRPGIAKVLLKFGAYPDLRDEDGKTPLDKARERVDDGHREVAAILQSPGEWMSAGRSQLKSESDDGTTEPRGDPEMAPVYLKFFLPCFCRTFQGTMLSSVRRASLGLIKKMVQYAQPNVLKDLCDAQSAGPLPPNGTPHQNLGTLLVEVVASVLDNEISYSWPSALMTSSSNCSSLLATTTTCSNTATCRQVVAAKSGAIAQSNKQQRVENSQLYIVPPPKPKGEGDDEDGHLVVLTIIEELTSKTQEEFLDHFARLGVFSKVQALMGPENEIQSEKVVSLVPAITDEPGPSSAVTAVVTEDPMEDAKEILPGKAYHWREWSICRGRDCLYVWSDSAALELSNGSNGWFRFILDGKLATMYSSGSPENGNDSSGKGRGMDTVTSEENRGEFLEKLLRARSAVRPGTPSQPILPTVSVLRLVVGNWVLQSQKQNQLHIHNSEGHQVTILQDDLPGFIFESNRSTKHTFTAETTLGPDFASGWSVTKKKKIKTKTEVQKNQVKNLARDLYNKYFKAAQAVPRGAVAKLTAIVKLIETALEDQRMSPNTNWQEKLNNALNELTKLLHEDGVVSAYEMHSSGLVQALVAVLSKNYWDNGLSRNRMNKLQKQRIAIFKNCILNSKSSDKKNTAGILVQKLVSVLESTEKLPVYMYDAPGTGYGLQILTKRLRFRLERAACETTLFDRTGRTLKMEPLATVGQLAKYLLKMVAKQWYDMDRSAFVYLKKLKDYKAGMVFKHEYDFDEEGLIYFIGSNGKTTEWVNPAQYGLVQVTSSEGKNLPYGKLEDILSRDSVSVNCHTKDNKKAWFAIDLGLYLVPNAYTLRHARGYGRSALRNWMLQGSKDGVSWVTLVTHSDDKSLVEPGSTSTWPIVCSPDENQGFRHIRVQQNGRNASGQTHYLSLSGFEIYGRVVSVCEDMGKGVKEAEAKIRRERRQIRAQLKHITKGARVVRGVDWRWDDQDGSSEGTVTGEIHNGWIDVKWDHGVRNSYRMGAEGKYDLKLTNCDNLSVLEGGNSVAPLSNISKKLENKSNALTSRKSSSTPSLPEATELNRNSVASSDQAASADNLAWKQAVEAITENVFSSAKSDIVTTANPDGKDTSGSSVVVHHSLRERENITDLSAINNSMQAINANVVSDLATITENLALADNLCGGSSSVNNASKNTLAGLLASGPSSTGGATLIRQQSYSEENNKSSNIEANNKMNASNSVNSISKSLLVNLRANSGQRVSQFSTEAMEVIDKMREGVDMIRNNTNNILSSDILSIPSSNCLASGVKIPLPKTHDATGSTAVAPPSASSTTGGVVIQKPDEVMHFKKQLVEKHMGECSAGGKDDAKITTPPAENPPPGTTSSTAVSSQMSVSVPNLTTTSVSEAPAQPDTATPTRLLETFAAMARRRASQGNNIQNDQKINNSNSNERNNQNSGTGFFPRGPTSVTSLVKLALSSNFHSGLLSTAQSYPSLSSNNAANNSGSNVGGGTNASPGNQVSSTINPALTMSLTSTSSDSEQVSLEDFLESCRAPALLGDMDDDDDMDEENDDEENEDEYEEVGNTLLQVMVSRNLLTFMDDETFENRLAGVGKRKSWDDEFVLKRQFSALIPAFDPRPGRTNVNQTSDLEISPPGSSTEVAKSSEYTIVQQPALCLTLKGPGIGGVPDVEVELRNNEWSIFRAVQELLQATQLNKADKFRKAWEPTYTIVYKEALPSDTSSAGDEDGPNTPVISVKSGASTLSPNSPMRSGFTTSENINCSVDDVLQLLSQLNALNQKETENLNEKDERMEVEDEVGICTLPPDMFMSKKITNKLQQQIQDPLVLSSNSLPTWCEDLNQSCPFLFPFETRQLYFNCTAFGASRSIVCLQSQRDVTLERQRMPGLSPRRDDQHEFRVGRLKHERVKVPRMDNLLDWAMQVMKVHCNRKSVLEVEFVGEEGTGLGPTLEFYALVAAELQRADLGMWLCEDEEQSLAVEDQYIHLGQGQKPTGYYVSRRECGLFPAPLPQDSEICERVSKYYWFLGVFIAKVLQDMRLVDLPLSDSFLQLLCHNKVLSKSSVIQAVKACDDLMMSSIISEDSELADTCSKLLGNEFPESCWYDGVLTQENLAEIDPIRAEFIKELQDMVVRKQAIEMDPHLSPDQRNLAIADLKLITKNGEAQLEDLALTFTYLPSSRVYGFQYAELVPNGAAIDVTIHNLEEYCELLMNFSLQDGIAKQLEAFHRGFCQVFPLKKLAAFSPQEARMMICGEQHPQWTREDLINYTEPKLGYSKDSPGFLRFVNVLLTMTGPERKAFLQFTTGCSSLPPGGLANLHPRLTVVRKVDAGEGSYPSVNTCVHYLKLPDYPTEEILKDRLLTATKEKGFHLN